TAGCATTGTTACCCATTCTGATATCACCATTAGCATTTAGCAATTTTGTTATCGATACGATTACATACCTAGATAAAACACCAGGGTACATGTTGGAGAGAGGTTTCCTTTATGTCCCCTTCTTAATCGTATCTCTCTCTCCAATAGTTTACTCTATCGTTTCGATGATACGTATTCGCTCAGATCTCACTGGTAGCAGAAAGCTAAAGATAACGATAGTGTTATTTGGTTTGATAATTGTCTCTTTCGGGATGACGACAACAAATGTTTTTCTACCAATTGTTTTAGGAAATAGCTCGACTGGATCTATCGCCCCAGTTTGGATATTTATCTGGGTTGTATCTTTATATTACGCAATTGCTCGTTATCGATTATTTGGGATAAGGTACATCTCAGGCAAGGTCCTTTTCTTCTTTACAAATGCAGTTTCCCTATATGCCTTTTTTAATCTCGGTTACTGGTTACATGTTAGTGTGTGGGGTGGTGAATATACTATTGAATCGATTACCTTTGGACTTTTTATTTCTCTGGTAATATTTACCATTTTCAACGGGTTTCTTAATTCTTCAGAAAGGGTAATAGATGACATTTTTGGCTTACGAGATGCAAGTACACAGAAATTCTTAGATCACTATCTCAAGATCATCTCTACTTCACTTCAGATTGACACAATTACCGATCAAACATTTCAAGCTCTACATGAACTGTTAGACGTTGAGAAGGTAGGTATTGTTATATTTCATGATAAAACCCATGAAATAACCTATACAAAATACTCAGAGAATGTTACGTCTCGATTTGGTACACATTATGGTATAAGCGAGATTCTTGACTACTGGGGAGATATGTCGTCAAAAGAAATCATCCTTCGTGATGAGCTTCTGGAGTACGCAGACAATAGAGAGGATCTAACTCAGGAGAGAAGGTTAAGGATTGGGAGGTTCGTAGCAATTATGCATGACGAGGATATTGAAGCAATATTACCTTTGAACAGAGCTATCAAGTTGAACGGGGTATTACTTCTCAAGCAAAGGGAGAGAAGTGATGCTTACTCTCTTTCAGAGTTGAATCTTCTGGAACAGATTATTTCAAACGTTTCGATCGCTTTTGGTAGGGCAGTATTATATAAGGAGGTAACGGAGTTCAATGAAACCTTGAGGTCGAAGATAGACGAAGCGACGAAGGATCTACAAAGTAAGAACTCTCAGCTCCAAGAAGTTCGCCGCCGCGAGCGCGATATGATGGACATAATGGGGCACGAACTCCGCACCCCACTCTCAATTATCAAGATCAAACAGAGCCTTTTACGAAGCAAAGCAGAGAAACACCCCGAGCAGTTCACTCGAGATGAGTTCCTACAGGTCGATGAGGCTATTCGTGATGCCCTTGAACGTGAGATACGCCTCCTTGAAACAATGCTCAGCTCAACAAAGATCGATGCTGGTAGGATGGAGTTGAACCTAGATGAGGTTGAGCTTAAGAGACTCATTGATAATAGTATACTTGGTCATACGTCGATGGCAGAAGATCATAAACTTGAACTTTCTGTAGAACCCTTCGACGAGACCCTTTCTATATTCGCAGATCCTGTACGAATTGCAGAAGTGTTAGACAATTTTGTTAATAACGCCATTAAATATACTCCGAAGGGATCTGTAAAGATCTCAGTTGAAACAGATGAGAAATTTGTAACTGTCCACGTAAAAGATACTGGGATAGGGATCTCGCCAGATGCTGTAAAGCATCTCGGGGAAAAATGGTATCGTGAAAATCAGTATATTGAACACGTTCATGAGAATGGTGATAGAGGATCTAATGGCAATAACATAGTCCGTCCAGGAGGATCTGGTCTCGGGTTGTATGTTGCTTTTGGTTTGATCAAGCAAATGGGTGGTAGTGTAAACGTTGAAAGCGAATTAGGCAAAGGTTCTACATTCTCATTTACTGTTCCAAGATTTGTCGGTCAGGAGGCAAAGATGGCAGGTGATAAAGGGAAGGATCTCTTTAAGAGAATGAAGCTTGAGGCTGAAGTTGTCGAAGGTGACTTATTTGATACAGGAACTTCAGATACTGAAAAGACATACTCTGATAATGGAAATTTGAACAAATCCTCCTCTTAGGCTATAATCCCTCGTCTAATCAATATTTATATCGCTGATGAAAAGAACCTATCAACCAAAGCAATTAAAAAGGATTCGAAAGTTTGGTTTTAGAGCCAGAATGAAGACCAAGGGTGGACGAAAAGTCCTTGCCAGTAGAAGGGATAAGGGTAGAAAAGCTCTATCCGCTACAGAAGAGTATACCTTACTCCGAAAGAAACCTAAGGCAAAAATGCGCTAGTGCTTTACACCCCAATTTTTAGTATCCTCGGTTAATGTTGGATAAAAAGAATAGGCTCACCTCACAAAGTGAGTTTAAAAGTATATATAGAAATGGAGTAAAGATTCGTGGAACTTTCGGTATGCTTATCT
Above is a genomic segment from Candidatus Nomurabacteria bacterium containing:
- the rpmH gene encoding 50S ribosomal protein L34; protein product: MKRTYQPKQLKRIRKFGFRARMKTKGGRKVLASRRDKGRKALSATEEYTLLRKKPKAKMR